Sequence from the Desulfobacterales bacterium genome:
GGACAGTCATCTACTGGGCCTGGTGGGTCGCCTATGCCCCCTTGATGGGACTTTTCGTTGCGCGCATATCGAGGGGCCGAACCATCCGTCAGGTCGTGTTGGGCGAGTTGATCTGGGGAAGTCTGGGGTGCTGGGTCTTTTTTGCCGTTTGGGGCGGATATTCCATCCACCTGCAAACTTCCGGGGGCCTCGATGTCTATGCCATCCTGAAAGAATCCAACTGGTCCAATCATGTGACCATTGTGGCCATTCTCGACACTCTGCCGGGCGCATCATATATATTTATTCCGGCATTTACGATTTTATGCTCCATTTTTCTGGCAACCACGATAAACTCTGCTGCCTATACATTATCTTCCCAGGTAACTACAGAGCTGGCCGGTGACCAGGAACCGCCCAGATGGAACAGGACGCTCTGGGGGCTGCTACTGGCCCTGCTTGCGCTGGGGCTTCTTTCGATCGGCGCATTAAAGGCAGTTGCCCTTTGTTCACTCGCTGTGGCATTGCCCTTGATCCCGGTCCTTATTCTCATGATGTTTTCAATGATGAAATGGATCAAAGAGGATTACGGGGACATTTTAAAAGTGCGTGTCGACGCGTTACCATATGAAAAAATAAAACCTGTAGAATGATACAGACAAAAATTTTAAGGAGAAAAATATGAATTACGCCAAAACATTGAAGGCCTCATCGGCCATCCTGAAAAAAGCCAAGGAATTCGGGGCGACATTGGCCGGCTTTGCCAATGTTGAGGAGCTTAAGCGTGCCCCGTCCTCTACCTTTGCACCCCAGATGCCTGATGCCGGCAAAGGTATCGGCACCCGCACCCGGGAAGGTAAGTCGGGGCTTAAACCGGGAGAAGTTGAATGGCCGTCGAATGCTGAAACAGTGCTCGTCATCGCGGTGGAACATCCGGCAGACAAACCCGAAATGGACTGGTGGTTTGGAAGGGTTGATCCGCCCGGCAACCGCGTGCTGGCAAAAACGGTCAAGGCACTTTGCCCCTGGATAACAGAGACATATGGTATCGATACGTTTCATTTGCCCTATCATGTCGAAAAAGGCGGCATCTACTTGAAGGATGCAGCGGTAATGGCCGGATTAGGGTGTATCGGCAAGAGCAACATCCTTGTCACACCCGAGTACGGCCCCCGGATACGGCTCAGGGCGCTGACGCTCTCCGAGTCTTTTCCATCCACGGGACCGAGTCCGTTCAATCCCTGCGCCATATGTGACGGGCTATGCCGAAAAGCATGCCCCCAAAACGCTTTTGGGGAAATGATCTATCAAGCAGAAGATTATAATCAGGATATCCTGCCGGGTCGGGATGGGAATTTCAGCCGGCCCGTTTGTGGTGTTCAGATGGACATCGATAACGACGAGGCCGTCGAGCAGGACGTCGAGAGCTTTGAAGAGCCCGTCAAAGTCATAAAATATTGCCGGAAGTGCGAACTAACCTGTCCGGTAGGCAAGCGTTAACCTTTAAAATTTGATCGGGAAGCGACCATGCTGCACACATTCAAGGACGATATGCAGAATCCATCAAAATTCATGGTGACCCTGGAACTGGTCCCCGGGACTCAACCGACACGCCGCAAGCTGGATACAGTTCTTAAAATTGCCGCCGACGCCCTTAAAGACGGACGGGTGTCCGCCCTTTCCATCACGGACAATCCCGGCGGCAATCCGGCCTTGGCACCGGATGCATTGGGCGTTGAAATCATTGGTATGGGGATGGATGCCATCGTTCATTTTACCTGTCGTGACATCAATCGGGGCGGTATGCAAAGCCGCGCCCTGCAACTGGCCATGGTGGGGATGCACAACATTTTAGCACTCAGTGGAGACTATACCAGCTCAGGCGGGGAACAGGGCACGCCAGTGTTTGATCTGGATTCGGTGAGTCTGATCTGCATGCTGAATATGCTCAAGCAAACCCAGGAATTAAAGGATCCGAAAGACCTGATTATCGGCTGTGCTGTTTCGCCGTTCAAATACACTGAGGCTGAGGTGTGGGCCCAGTATGCCAAAATGAGCAAAAAATTAGCTGCTGGCGCAGATTACGTCATCACCCAGCTTGGATTTGATGTGCGCAAATTTGAGGAACTCATCCGTGTTCAAAAACAGATGGGCTGTTCGGTGCCGACCCTGGCATCCTTATATGTGCTGACACCCGGGGCTGCCCGCATGATGAATCAGGGAAAGATCCCCGGCTGTGTGGTATCGGATGAGCTTCTCCAAAAGGTAACCTCGGAATGGCAAAACAAAGAAGAGGGCCGCCAGGCTGCCCTGGAGAGAGCAGCGCGGCTGGGGGTTGTCCTTAAGGGCCTTGGTTACCGCGGCGTTCATATTGGTGGGCTTGACCAAAGCTTTGACCGCGTCGCCTGGATACTAGATCGAATGGAGGCCATTGAAGATCGTTGGCGTGAATTTTTGCCGGAATTCAACTATGCCAATCCCTACGGCTACTATGCCTATCCCCGCCAATCGACAGAGCATGACCAACCGGCAAACCCGCTTCAAACGAAACAACCAATTTCAATAGCGGAAAGATTTCTGTTTGGTGTGATGCAAAAAATGCACGATCTATTCTTCAGTTTTGATTCTGCATGTAGATTCTTGCTCAGGCCGTTGGCTCGTGGGCTGGATAAAAACCGTTTCGGCCGAGCATTGATGCATGTGATGGAACACCCTGTTAAAATATTGCTTTTTTCCTGCCAAAGGTGTGGAGACTGCGGGCTGCAGCACCTGGCCTTCCAGTGCCCCGAGTCCGGTTGCCCCAAACATACCCGCAACGGTGCCTGCGGCGGCAGTCTCAACGGTAAATGCGAGGTACGCCCCGAGCAACTATGCGTGTGGGTAAGAGCCTATCGGCGCTGGTCAAACACGGGACAAACCCAGGAAATGTTCAGTGATTTTGTGCCGCCCCGTATGTGGGAACTGAACCATTCCTCTTCCTGGCTCAATTTTCACCTTGGCCGAGACCACCAGACAGCCTCAAGCAAGATCGCTCCTTATTACGGCCCAGTCACCTGTCGTTTGGAAACCGACAGTCATAATGCACACAATAAACATTGATGCCGGGCGCTCACTACCTGAATTAAAGAGGTGATTATGGGCAGAAACACCTTAAAAATTTACCACCATTCCGAATCATTTTTACATTCTATATTAGGCTGCAATACTCACGTTGGCCAAATTGTGGACTTCGGCTATGCTGGTGCAATCTCAAAAAGCCGAAATTTTCCAGGTTAGCAAAAGAAATATAATAAATCAGAAAATTATGGATAAGTGGGGCAATGTTAAAATTGCATTGCCCCGTGCTTATTAGGCATACAGATTTTCGATCCACCTCATTGCTTCAATGTAGGTCATCACCCCGTTTCTCGCCCGGTTAGGCTTCTTGAGACTATAAATTTTGTCTATGGTCATAGTTTCATTCAAAATCTAAACGGACACGATATGCCCGGGGAATAATGCAGAGAACATAAAAGAAAGTTCTTGCCCAACCATTTAGTTTTTATGTAGAACAGCTGGCAAAAATAATGTTGGAAATATGAATATATCAGGAAAGGAAAAAGATGAAAGCTATCGCATTCAACGGCAGCGCTCGCAAAGACGGCAATACAGCCATTATGACTCGCTGGGTTTTTGATGAATTGGAAAAGGAAGGCATCGAAACTGAGCTCTACCAATTGAAAGGCAAGCAGATCAACGGCTGCATCGCCTGTTACAAATGTTTTGAAAATAAAGATCAGCGATGCGCAGTGAAAAAAGATGATTTAAACGAATGCATTGAAAAGATGCTTGCTGCGGACTCGATCATTCTCGCCTCCCCGGTTTACTTTTCGAATGTAACGTCTCAAATCAAAGCTTTAATCGATCGAGCCGGGATGACAGCTATCGCTAATAATGCCATGTTTCGTCGCAAACTGGGGGCCTCAGTCGTTGTTGCACGCCGAGGTGGTGCCAGCCACACCTTCGCCTCATTGAACAACTTTTTCTTCATTAGCCAGATGATCGTGCCCGGTTCGAATTATTGGAATATGGGCTTTGGTCGCGATAAAGGTGATGTCGAAAAGGACAAAGAGGCCCAGGGCACTATGCGAACACTGGGACAGAACATGGCTTGGCTTCTAAAGCAGATTCAATAATTGTGTCTGTGGGCCAGATATTTTCAGGTATATAAATTGGATTATTCTGGTAAAAACAACACATCATTATCAATTTCGTGAAAAAGGGGCGGAGAGAAATAGAAATTCGCTCCTTCTTTTATTTTCTATATTACCACACTTCCATCATATCAGTTGAGGCCAGCATTAGATTCGATTGTCCGATGCCGGTTTTTCAAATATTATAAATCCAAGATCCAGCCTGGAAATTTTAGGATTGGCAAATGAAATGTACAAAAATTTTTGTAGTGTTCCAAAGATTCGCATCAGGAACGGAATCTACAATCTGATATCCTTCCAAGTAGCTTAGATTGGGAATAGTAAGGCAAAAACACCATGGTATTTGATTCAATTGAAATGTATCTAACATGAAACCCTTATCACGGATAAAGGTCCACTTCATTGTTTTTTTCATAATCCCGTCTGCATAAATCTCGAACTGAAAGCCAGTTGAAATGTACTGAAAAAAAAGTTAATCTGTGCGCATTCAAACGAGGAATAATGAATAAAATACTTTTTAGAATTAGGTGGAATAAGAAAGAAGAAATCCATGAGCATACTATCCTGCGATAAAACGTGCAGTTTCCCAAAGAAATTACTCATTACACTTGAGCACTGCTTCAGCCGATACTACCGTCGGCTTGGAGTAGCACTGCTTGCAATAATAGTCGGGTTGCCTGTAGTTTCTTTTGCAAAAACATCGGCAACACAGATGAAATTCGAGTATGTATTCGATATCGGTGGCGAGCCCGGATTTGCTATTATTCAGGATCGCGAAGGTTTTCTATGGTTCACCTCTTTTTATAATGGAATGCTACGCTTTGACGGCTCCAGCAAATGGATGATTCGAGAAGGCGAGGATGGCATTTCCAGTGACTTCGTAACCCAATTATTCGAAGATCGAGACGGTCATATCTGGGCGGGCACCAATCACGGCCTCAATCGCTACGACAAACGTACCAATACCATCACCCGGTTTTTTAAGGACCCCGCTCAGCCGGAATCCAGCCTGGCGGGCAATGTCTTCAACCTTTCATCGCGCACCATCATTCAAGATCGTCAGGGCTATCTGTGGTTTGGCACACAGGCCGGACTTTCCCGTTACGACCCGAAAACCGACCACTTCAACAATTATCAACATGATCCAGCAGACGCGCATTCGCTCTCAGATAACGATATATTCGGCCTGTTTGAGGATAGCGAGGGCTTCATCTGGGTGGCGACCAAAAACCACGGTGCGAATCGCCTCGACCCGAAGACAGGGCAAATCACCCGATTTAGCCATGATCCAAACGATCCCGCCAGTTTGCCTGACAACGCAATCCAGTCCATCGTTCAGGACCGGGACGGTCACCTCTGGCTCGCCACCCGAGAGAACGGCCTGATTCGCCGCGACCGTAACAGTGGATTTTTCAGTCATTTTAGACACCACCCCAATAATCCCGCCAGTCTGCCCCGAATGAGCATCTGGGATCTGGTGTTGTTGAAAAGCGGCGAGATCGCGCTGATAAGCGATTCATCCGCCGTCGGCCTGGTGCTGTTTGATCCTGGCACGTATAGACACCGCCAGTACCAGAAAAAACCGGGCGATCCATTCAGCCTTTCCACTAACACGGTGCACGGCGTATTCGAGGATCGAGACGGCACGCTGTGGATTATGCATAATAACGGCAAGGTGGATAAGGCCGATCCCCGCGGACAGAAATTCACCCTCTACCGCCACAACCCGCTTGATGAGCGTAGTTTGGCCAGTGATGCGGCTGTACCCGTGTATCAGGACCGCCATGGTCATGTTTGGGTGGGCCACTTCGGCTCGGGTCTGGACCGGTATAATCCCGAAACCGACGATTTCGCCCACCACAAGCCTGATTCCAAAGACCCTGCAAGTTTGCCGCATGGCTATCCTGCTGGTTTCTTCGAGACCCACGATGGTAAGTTTATCGTCTCAACGGCCGCCGGCATGGTGTATTTTGATCCCGTCAATGGCAAAGTAACAGAGAGGATCACAGATGATACCTGGTTCTACACCATGATCCAAGACAAAGAGGACCCCGATGTCATCTGGGCCGTGGGCTGGGAACAGAGTCTAAACCGCTTCAATCTTCGCACCCGGGAGCGCAAGGTCTATCGTCATGATCCACAGAATCCGGACAGTTTCTCAGCCGTCACATCAGTGCGCTTCATCCGTGATAGCAATGATCCCGATATTTTCTGGATTGCTACATGGGGTGGTGGACTGGAAAAGTTTGATCGTCGGCGGGAAACCTTTACACACCACCAGCACGAACCCGATGATCCCCGGAGCATCAGCTCCAACACCGTCTACGATGTGATGGAAGATTCCAGAGGCAACATCTGGGTTAGCACCGACAAAGGGTTGAACAAATTCGACAAACACGCCGGAACCTTCAAGCGGTTCGACAGGAGCGTTGGATTTAATGCCAAAATTGTCCATAACATACTGGAGGACCGCAGGGGCCGCCTGTGGATGGGGACCAATATCGGACTGGTGGAATTCGACATCGCCGACCAGCAGGTTATTAGAGTCTACACCGTTGAAGACGGCCTACACAGTCACGACTTCTTTCCCACTGCAAGGGGCAAGACTCGCGATGGGCAGCTATGGTTCGGAGGCTTTAACGGGCTAAACCGTTTCGATCCGGGAAACTTAAAAGAAAACCCCAATCCACCACAGATATACCTCACCGAAATCAAACAGAGTGGTCAGCCGATCAAGTCTCCGACTGCCTTTGAGCTTTTGCGCGAGATTAACCTGGGATGGCGGGAAAACTTCTTCGAGTTTGAGTACGTCGCACTCAACTACACTGCCGCAAGCAAGAATCGGTACCGCTATAAACTCGAGGGTCTCGATCGAGATTGGGTTGAGGCAGGCAAAAAGCGCTCCGGGCGATACTCCGGCCTGCAGGGCGGAACCTATACCCTGAGGATCAATGGTACTAATAACGACGGCATATGGAACAGACCCGAGCAGGAGGTAAAATTGAAGGTCAGCGTCAAGTCACCTCCCTGGCTGAGATTGTGGGCGCTGGTGTTGTATGTGCTGGCCGGCGTTTTGCTCTTTTACGGGGTTATTCGCTGGCGCCTATCGGCTTCCGAACGTCAACGCGTTTTGCTCCAGGATGAAGTAGATGCCCGCACCGCTGAACTTAGTTCTTCAGAGGAAAAATCCCGCCTGCTTTTAGAATCAGTCGGCGAGGGTATTTTTGGCGTTGACCTGGATGGTAAAGTGACCTTTATTAATCCGGCTGCTAATCGGTTGCTGGGCTACGGGCCTGAGGAACTTATCAGCGAGGAAATCCACGAGAAAATTCACCATTCATATGCAGACGGATCGCCCTATCCGAAAAGCGAATGCCCCATGTATTTAACGCGTGTTGACGGCACCAACCATTATATCGCCGACGAGGTACTCTGGCGAAAGGACGGCACGTCCTTTCCAGTTGCATACTCCAGCACACCGATAAAAAAAGACGAACAGATCGTTGGTGTCGTCGTTACATTTATGGACATCACCGAACAAAAGCGTGCTGAAGAGGTCATAAAAGAAAAGGAAACCCAATTGAGTACCGCCGTAAATAGTATGATCAACGGGATTTTCATGATCGATAAAGACCTTAATTTTCTGGTCACTAACAAACAATTTCACGAATTGTATGATTTTCCCATTGAATTGGGAAATAAAGGGATGCCGTTTATTAACTTTTTACGCATTCGTGCCGAACGCGGTGACTATGGTCCGGGGGACCATGAAGCCTTGCTGGCAAAGCGTGTTGAAATGTACGAAGATGCAACCCAGGCCCCCAAAATGACGATATATGAAGATAAGATACCCGGCAATCGAACCACGGAAGTATATCGTGCGCCAACGGAAGATGGTGGCTTTGTATTCGTGATCAACGACATTACGAAACAAAAAATGGCAGAAGATGAACTAAGAATCGCCAAAGAAACTGCCGTTGAAGCGACAAAAGCCAAGAGTGAATTTCTGGCGAACATGAGCCATGAAATCCGCACCCCCATGAACGCCATTATCGGAATGGCGCATCTGGCCCTGAAAACCAATCTCACTGCCAAGCAATACGACTATATCAAGAAAGTAGATAGCTCCGCCAAGTCCCTGCTTGGGATTATCAATGACATCCTGGATTTTTCAAAGATCGAAGCCGGCAAGCTGGACATGGAGTCTGTGGACTTTCAACTTGAGGATACCCTTGACAACGTATCGACCCTGGTGGGCGTTAAAACCCAGGAAAAAGGGCTGGAACTTCTTTTTAAGATAGACCCAGCCGTGCCGGCAGCACTTGTAGGTGATCCGCTTCGCCTCGGGCAAATTCTGATTAATTTATCCAATAATGCCGTAAAATTTACCGAAGCGGGGGAGATCGTTGTCTCCTCCGAATTGGTCAAAAAAGACAACTCACAGGTCACCTTGAAATTTTCGGTTCAAGACACCGGTGTTGGCATGACCGCAGAACAGGCAGCCAAACTGTTTCAACCTTTTATGCAGGCAGACACATCTACTACCCGCAAATATGGTGGCACCGGACTGGGGTTAACAATCA
This genomic interval carries:
- a CDS encoding epoxyqueuosine reductase; this translates as MNYAKTLKASSAILKKAKEFGATLAGFANVEELKRAPSSTFAPQMPDAGKGIGTRTREGKSGLKPGEVEWPSNAETVLVIAVEHPADKPEMDWWFGRVDPPGNRVLAKTVKALCPWITETYGIDTFHLPYHVEKGGIYLKDAAVMAGLGCIGKSNILVTPEYGPRIRLRALTLSESFPSTGPSPFNPCAICDGLCRKACPQNAFGEMIYQAEDYNQDILPGRDGNFSRPVCGVQMDIDNDEAVEQDVESFEEPVKVIKYCRKCELTCPVGKR
- a CDS encoding methylenetetrahydrofolate reductase C-terminal domain-containing protein; translation: MLHTFKDDMQNPSKFMVTLELVPGTQPTRRKLDTVLKIAADALKDGRVSALSITDNPGGNPALAPDALGVEIIGMGMDAIVHFTCRDINRGGMQSRALQLAMVGMHNILALSGDYTSSGGEQGTPVFDLDSVSLICMLNMLKQTQELKDPKDLIIGCAVSPFKYTEAEVWAQYAKMSKKLAAGADYVITQLGFDVRKFEELIRVQKQMGCSVPTLASLYVLTPGAARMMNQGKIPGCVVSDELLQKVTSEWQNKEEGRQAALERAARLGVVLKGLGYRGVHIGGLDQSFDRVAWILDRMEAIEDRWREFLPEFNYANPYGYYAYPRQSTEHDQPANPLQTKQPISIAERFLFGVMQKMHDLFFSFDSACRFLLRPLARGLDKNRFGRALMHVMEHPVKILLFSCQRCGDCGLQHLAFQCPESGCPKHTRNGACGGSLNGKCEVRPEQLCVWVRAYRRWSNTGQTQEMFSDFVPPRMWELNHSSSWLNFHLGRDHQTASSKIAPYYGPVTCRLETDSHNAHNKH
- a CDS encoding flavodoxin family protein; translation: MKAIAFNGSARKDGNTAIMTRWVFDELEKEGIETELYQLKGKQINGCIACYKCFENKDQRCAVKKDDLNECIEKMLAADSIILASPVYFSNVTSQIKALIDRAGMTAIANNAMFRRKLGASVVVARRGGASHTFASLNNFFFISQMIVPGSNYWNMGFGRDKGDVEKDKEAQGTMRTLGQNMAWLLKQIQ
- a CDS encoding response regulator yields the protein MKFEYVFDIGGEPGFAIIQDREGFLWFTSFYNGMLRFDGSSKWMIREGEDGISSDFVTQLFEDRDGHIWAGTNHGLNRYDKRTNTITRFFKDPAQPESSLAGNVFNLSSRTIIQDRQGYLWFGTQAGLSRYDPKTDHFNNYQHDPADAHSLSDNDIFGLFEDSEGFIWVATKNHGANRLDPKTGQITRFSHDPNDPASLPDNAIQSIVQDRDGHLWLATRENGLIRRDRNSGFFSHFRHHPNNPASLPRMSIWDLVLLKSGEIALISDSSAVGLVLFDPGTYRHRQYQKKPGDPFSLSTNTVHGVFEDRDGTLWIMHNNGKVDKADPRGQKFTLYRHNPLDERSLASDAAVPVYQDRHGHVWVGHFGSGLDRYNPETDDFAHHKPDSKDPASLPHGYPAGFFETHDGKFIVSTAAGMVYFDPVNGKVTERITDDTWFYTMIQDKEDPDVIWAVGWEQSLNRFNLRTRERKVYRHDPQNPDSFSAVTSVRFIRDSNDPDIFWIATWGGGLEKFDRRRETFTHHQHEPDDPRSISSNTVYDVMEDSRGNIWVSTDKGLNKFDKHAGTFKRFDRSVGFNAKIVHNILEDRRGRLWMGTNIGLVEFDIADQQVIRVYTVEDGLHSHDFFPTARGKTRDGQLWFGGFNGLNRFDPGNLKENPNPPQIYLTEIKQSGQPIKSPTAFELLREINLGWRENFFEFEYVALNYTAASKNRYRYKLEGLDRDWVEAGKKRSGRYSGLQGGTYTLRINGTNNDGIWNRPEQEVKLKVSVKSPPWLRLWALVLYVLAGVLLFYGVIRWRLSASERQRVLLQDEVDARTAELSSSEEKSRLLLESVGEGIFGVDLDGKVTFINPAANRLLGYGPEELISEEIHEKIHHSYADGSPYPKSECPMYLTRVDGTNHYIADEVLWRKDGTSFPVAYSSTPIKKDEQIVGVVVTFMDITEQKRAEEVIKEKETQLSTAVNSMINGIFMIDKDLNFLVTNKQFHELYDFPIELGNKGMPFINFLRIRAERGDYGPGDHEALLAKRVEMYEDATQAPKMTIYEDKIPGNRTTEVYRAPTEDGGFVFVINDITKQKMAEDELRIAKETAVEATKAKSEFLANMSHEIRTPMNAIIGMAHLALKTNLTAKQYDYIKKVDSSAKSLLGIINDILDFSKIEAGKLDMESVDFQLEDTLDNVSTLVGVKTQEKGLELLFKIDPAVPAALVGDPLRLGQILINLSNNAVKFTEAGEIVVSSELVKKDNSQVTLKFSVQDTGVGMTAEQAAKLFQPFMQADTSTTRKYGGTGLGLTISKRLAEMMGGQIWVESAKGQGSTFSFTATFGLGKEKAKKQYKPASELRGMRVLVVDDNATSRDILQEMLESFTFDVTVAASGPEGITELENAAGDKLFELVVMDWKMPGMDGIEAAKRIKDHKDLKTIPAIVLVTAYGREEVMQQAEKVGLEGFLLKPINPSMLFDTIMQAFGKAVADTSQIAQRPEQEAEALENLRGARVLLVEDNQINQQVAMEILQGVGLDVTIANNGQEGVDAAKKNPYDVVLMDIQMPVMDGLTATREIRKEQKFIDLPIIAMTAHAMAGDENKSLEAGMNGHVTKPIDPEQLFSTLQKWIKPCEKRTQVEASEAPVKQAESGKAALAEDELPEFLSGFDLADGLKRLQGNKKLYRKLLLSFATDYNEVANKIRRALDAEDFDQAHSLVHNLKGLAGNLAATELQASAVNLEKLVKGVEKITPSSKELNIEFSKLEGALNQALGSAQSLGASAEENAEQLSADDLIEIATELSEDFAKRIRDAAEMGDVTTLNTIAEEIKDQSDSCALLSKKIIQMAEDFDLDGIQKLADALDAG